A single genomic interval of Nitratidesulfovibrio sp. SRB-5 harbors:
- a CDS encoding aspartate kinase: MRILVQKFGGTSVANLECMKQVREKVRRALRDGYKPVVVLSARSGETNRLLSLADEWSTDPDPAEVDALIATGEQVSVALFSMLLKDSGIKARSMTGFQVPITTSDAFGRARIMDIDASRLRKELETHDVIVVAGFQGVTSEGRVTTLGRGGSDTSAVALAAALGSVECEIYTDVDGVYTTDPNLCSTARKLDRVSYDEMLEMASMGAKVLQIRSVEFAKKYKVPVHVRSTFTDTPGTMVTQEDCEMEAVLVSGIAYDKDQARVTLRSVPDKPGVSAAIFGPLSQQGILVDMIVQNPSRDGVTDMTFTVPRKDLKKTLALMEEIRARTGAQEVLHDTQVAKVSAIGVGMRNHSGVAAKAFAALHAENINILMISTSEIKITCLIEEKYTELAVRTLHDAFGLNHDLGNA; encoded by the coding sequence ATGCGTATTCTGGTGCAGAAGTTCGGCGGCACGTCCGTCGCCAACCTCGAGTGCATGAAGCAGGTGCGCGAGAAGGTGCGGCGGGCGCTGCGCGACGGCTACAAGCCGGTGGTGGTGCTTTCCGCCCGCTCGGGCGAGACCAACCGCCTGTTGTCCCTGGCCGACGAATGGTCCACGGACCCCGACCCGGCAGAGGTGGACGCCCTCATCGCCACCGGCGAACAGGTTTCGGTGGCGCTCTTCTCCATGCTGCTCAAGGATTCGGGCATCAAGGCCCGCTCCATGACCGGGTTCCAGGTGCCCATCACCACCAGCGACGCCTTCGGGCGGGCGCGGATCATGGACATCGACGCCTCCCGCCTGCGCAAGGAACTGGAAACCCACGACGTCATCGTGGTGGCCGGTTTCCAGGGCGTGACGTCTGAAGGGCGCGTCACCACGCTGGGGCGCGGCGGCTCGGACACCAGCGCCGTGGCGCTGGCCGCCGCCCTGGGCTCCGTGGAATGCGAAATCTATACCGACGTGGACGGCGTCTACACCACCGACCCCAACCTGTGCTCCACCGCCCGCAAGCTGGACCGCGTCTCGTACGACGAGATGCTGGAAATGGCCAGCATGGGCGCCAAGGTGCTGCAAATCAGGTCCGTGGAGTTCGCCAAGAAGTACAAGGTGCCCGTCCACGTGCGCTCTACATTCACCGACACCCCGGGTACCATGGTCACCCAGGAGGATTGCGAGATGGAAGCCGTACTCGTTTCCGGCATAGCCTACGACAAGGATCAGGCGCGGGTGACCCTGCGCAGCGTGCCCGACAAGCCGGGCGTTTCCGCCGCCATCTTCGGCCCGCTGTCGCAGCAGGGCATCCTGGTGGACATGATCGTCCAGAACCCCAGCCGCGACGGCGTGACGGACATGACCTTCACCGTGCCCCGCAAGGATCTGAAGAAGACCCTGGCGCTGATGGAGGAAATCCGGGCCAGGACCGGCGCGCAGGAAGTGCTGCACGACACCCAGGTGGCCAAGGTTTCGGCCATCGGCGTTGGCATGCGCAACCATTCGGGCGTGGCGGCCAAGGCCTTTGCGGCGCTGCACGCCGAAAACATCAACATCCTGATGATAAGCACCTCCGAAATCAAGATTACCTGCCTCATCGAGGAAAAGTACACCGAACTCGCCGTGCGCACCCTGCACGACGCCTTCGGCCTGAATCACGATCTCGGCAACGCGTAG
- the tsaE gene encoding tRNA (adenosine(37)-N6)-threonylcarbamoyltransferase complex ATPase subunit type 1 TsaE yields the protein MAPANSVQTVRPVRPVGDDTVLTLRLPGPGDTLRLGRVLALALAAQPGARTLLLSGGLGAGKTTLVRGLVEALPGGDDAEVSSPSFNICNMYPTRPETAHYDLYRLEQAPGAALAVADDALLDLLETEGPRRALVIVEWAERLPVDVLPPDRLELTWLPATHGRLITAIARGEAARRVLAATAREVADLVMPETAPHTTADTAMQAPSADDDRDPRDTRDTRGAQDNT from the coding sequence ATGGCCCCAGCGAATTCCGTCCAGACCGTTCGACCTGTCCGGCCCGTCGGAGATGACACGGTCCTGACCCTGCGGCTGCCCGGCCCCGGCGACACCTTGCGCCTGGGACGCGTCTTGGCGCTGGCCCTTGCGGCCCAGCCCGGCGCGCGCACCCTGCTGCTGTCCGGCGGACTTGGCGCGGGCAAGACCACCCTCGTGCGCGGCCTGGTGGAGGCGTTGCCCGGCGGCGACGACGCCGAGGTCAGCAGCCCCAGCTTCAATATTTGCAACATGTACCCCACCCGGCCGGAAACGGCCCATTACGACCTCTACCGACTGGAGCAGGCGCCCGGCGCCGCACTGGCGGTGGCGGACGACGCCCTGCTCGACCTTCTGGAAACGGAAGGCCCCCGACGGGCGCTGGTCATCGTCGAATGGGCCGAACGCCTTCCGGTCGACGTGCTGCCCCCCGACAGGCTGGAGCTTACCTGGCTTCCGGCCACGCACGGCAGGCTCATCACGGCCATTGCCCGGGGAGAGGCGGCACGCCGCGTACTGGCTGCGACGGCGCGCGAGGTCGCGGACCTCGTGATGCCGGAAACGGCGCCCCACACGACGGCGGACACGGCCATGCAGGCCCCCTCCGCCGATGACGACCGTGACCCACGGGACACGCGGGACACGCGGGGCGCTCAGGATAACACGTAG
- a CDS encoding CBS domain-containing protein has product MLLAKDIMTAAPVTVTPETGIAEAARIMIQRKFNGLPVVDGKGTLVGVICQSDLIAQHKKLNLPTLFTVLDGFIPLRSMSDLDEEMRKISATNVGQAMTPDPVTVGPETPIDEVASLMVDSKYHTLPVVDAGNLVGVIGKEDVLRTLAGA; this is encoded by the coding sequence ATGCTGCTAGCCAAGGACATCATGACCGCCGCCCCCGTCACCGTCACTCCGGAAACCGGCATCGCCGAAGCGGCCCGCATCATGATCCAGCGCAAGTTCAACGGCCTGCCCGTTGTGGACGGCAAGGGAACCCTCGTCGGCGTCATCTGCCAGAGCGACCTCATCGCCCAGCACAAGAAGCTGAACCTGCCGACGCTGTTCACCGTGCTTGACGGCTTCATCCCCCTGCGTTCCATGAGCGACCTGGACGAGGAGATGCGCAAGATCTCCGCCACCAACGTGGGCCAGGCCATGACGCCGGACCCGGTCACCGTGGGGCCCGAAACGCCCATCGACGAAGTGGCCAGCCTGATGGTGGACTCCAAGTACCACACCCTGCCCGTGGTGGACGCGGGCAACCTGGTGGGCGTCATCGGCAAGGAGGACGTGCTGCGCACCCTTGCGGGGGCGTAG
- a CDS encoding NAD(P)H-hydrate dehydratase has translation MTPTDNASRLHHPHPDLLHADLPHADLPHADLPAPEEMAAWDRAASADFGLREEILMENASREALHVLRAELAASVTKTGTPATRNAPSPVASPFSFTGLRVLLFMGGGNNGGDAAALARHLHDAGAEVLVLHTRPLGGYRGAAGYHVRLAKRCGVPFRPAGAWPRSLPDPRWLAPHAVVDGLLGTGFTGVLREREAGLVAAINELSDRAFVLALDIPSGLGGLTGRPRPDAVRAHATVTFEAAKPGLVLPEAAPYTGRLHVRPIGIPQAVRARHPASYRMLDDTCLAALPATTPCMHKGTAGHVLVVGGSEGLTGAPLLAGLGALRGGAGLVTVACPGGLAAEVKAATPDVMTLPLGERRAWDPAALPGLLALAARCNALVIGPGMGRSPEAAEVLSALLALPGRPPAVIDADGLFPLAEGLVSLDLVRETDIVTPHPGEMARLAGLTTADVQRGRAATARAFAARCAGVLVLKGAGSLVTRRDRPITIIPLAAPTLAVAGSGDVLSGLAGALLAQGAPPEVAACLAAYLHAKAGQLLLHDYPARGNTPSEIADAIPRARKEPTPCC, from the coding sequence ATGACCCCGACCGACAACGCCTCCCGCTTGCATCACCCCCACCCGGACCTGCTCCATGCGGATCTGCCCCATGCAGACCTGCCCCATGCAGACCTGCCCGCCCCGGAGGAAATGGCCGCGTGGGACCGCGCCGCCAGCGCGGACTTCGGCCTGCGCGAGGAAATCCTGATGGAGAACGCCAGCCGCGAGGCGCTGCACGTGCTGCGCGCGGAACTGGCCGCGTCCGTCACCAAAACCGGCACGCCCGCTACGCGCAACGCGCCCTCTCCGGTCGCCTCCCCCTTCTCCTTCACCGGCCTGCGGGTGCTGCTGTTCATGGGCGGCGGCAACAACGGCGGCGACGCTGCCGCCCTGGCCCGCCACCTGCACGACGCCGGGGCCGAGGTGCTGGTGCTGCACACCCGCCCGTTGGGCGGCTATCGCGGCGCGGCGGGGTACCATGTCCGCCTTGCCAAGCGTTGCGGCGTGCCCTTCCGCCCCGCCGGGGCGTGGCCGCGCAGCCTGCCCGACCCGCGCTGGCTGGCGCCCCACGCGGTGGTGGACGGCCTGCTCGGCACCGGCTTCACCGGGGTGCTGCGTGAACGGGAAGCGGGGCTGGTGGCCGCCATCAACGAACTTTCCGACCGGGCCTTCGTGCTGGCGCTGGACATTCCCTCCGGCCTCGGCGGCCTGACGGGCCGCCCCCGCCCCGACGCCGTGCGCGCCCATGCCACCGTCACCTTCGAGGCGGCCAAGCCCGGCCTTGTCCTGCCAGAGGCTGCACCCTACACGGGCCGCCTGCATGTGCGGCCCATCGGCATTCCGCAGGCCGTGCGCGCGCGCCACCCCGCCTCGTACCGCATGCTGGACGACACCTGCCTTGCAGCCCTGCCCGCCACCACCCCCTGCATGCACAAGGGCACCGCCGGGCACGTGCTGGTGGTGGGCGGATCGGAAGGGCTCACCGGCGCGCCGCTGCTGGCGGGGCTGGGCGCCCTGCGCGGCGGCGCGGGCCTGGTCACCGTGGCCTGCCCCGGCGGCCTTGCCGCAGAGGTCAAGGCCGCCACCCCCGACGTGATGACCCTGCCCCTTGGCGAACGCCGCGCCTGGGACCCCGCCGCCCTGCCCGGCCTGCTGGCGCTGGCGGCACGTTGCAATGCGCTGGTGATCGGCCCCGGCATGGGGCGTTCGCCGGAAGCAGCCGAGGTGCTGTCCGCCCTGCTGGCGCTGCCCGGCAGGCCCCCGGCCGTCATCGACGCCGACGGCCTGTTCCCGCTGGCGGAAGGCCTTGTTTCGCTTGATTTGGTGCGTGAAACGGATATTGTTACCCCCCACCCCGGCGAAATGGCCCGTCTTGCGGGCCTTACCACGGCGGACGTGCAACGCGGCAGGGCAGCCACGGCACGGGCCTTCGCGGCGCGCTGCGCGGGGGTGCTCGTGCTCAAGGGCGCGGGCAGCCTCGTCACCCGGCGCGACCGGCCCATCACCATCATTCCCCTTGCCGCACCCACGCTTGCCGTGGCCGGTTCCGGCGACGTGCTTTCCGGCCTTGCCGGTGCCCTGCTGGCGCAGGGCGCACCGCCAGAGGTGGCCGCCTGCCTTGCCGCATATCTGCATGCCAAGGCCGGACAACTGCTGCTGCACGACTACCCCGCACGGGGCAACACCCCGAGCGAAATCGCCGACGCCATCCCCCGCGCGCGAAAGGAGCCCACCCCATGCTGCTAG
- a CDS encoding holo-[acyl-carrier-protein] synthase: MIVGLGIDIAELSRIARAWERHGQRFAARVLHPAELACLPAAPVAFLAARFAAKEAAVKALGTGFSQGIGPRDIEVRPLPTGQPQLVLHGKAAARCAALGATATHVSLTHGRDTAAAVVVLER, encoded by the coding sequence ATGATCGTGGGCCTCGGCATCGACATCGCGGAGCTTTCGCGCATCGCCAGGGCCTGGGAACGCCACGGCCAGCGTTTTGCCGCGCGCGTGCTGCACCCGGCGGAACTGGCCTGCCTGCCCGCCGCGCCCGTGGCCTTTCTGGCCGCGCGCTTCGCCGCCAAGGAGGCCGCCGTCAAGGCGCTGGGCACCGGCTTCTCGCAGGGCATCGGCCCGCGCGACATCGAGGTGCGCCCCCTGCCCACCGGCCAGCCCCAACTGGTGTTGCACGGCAAGGCCGCCGCGCGCTGCGCGGCGCTGGGCGCCACCGCAACCCACGTTTCGCTTACCCATGGCCGCGACACCGCCGCCGCCGTGGTGGTGCTGGAGCGCTGA
- a CDS encoding pyridoxine 5'-phosphate synthase: MPVLVVNVDHVATLRQQRKGKEPDPLTAAHLAELAGARGIIVHLREDRRHIQDHDVELMARTLKTRLHLEMAATEEMQAIALARQPYMVCLVPEKREELTTEGGLAVAGREAFLKDYLAPIHARGILSSLFIEADEAQVRAAAAIGCPYIELHTGHFADAPTRAAQRAERDKIVRAIGLARSLGLGVNLGHGLNYDNIYAFADVPGISEFSIGHSIVARAVFTGFERAVADMAAIIARFPA, translated from the coding sequence ATGCCCGTTCTCGTCGTCAACGTGGACCACGTCGCCACCCTGCGCCAGCAGCGCAAGGGCAAGGAACCGGACCCGCTCACCGCCGCGCACCTGGCGGAACTGGCGGGCGCGCGCGGCATCATCGTGCATCTGCGCGAAGACCGCCGCCACATCCAGGATCACGACGTGGAACTGATGGCCCGCACCCTGAAGACCCGCCTGCACCTGGAAATGGCCGCCACCGAAGAAATGCAGGCCATCGCCCTTGCCCGCCAGCCGTACATGGTCTGCCTGGTGCCCGAAAAGCGGGAGGAACTGACCACCGAAGGCGGCCTTGCCGTGGCCGGGCGCGAGGCGTTCCTGAAGGACTACCTGGCCCCCATCCATGCCCGGGGCATCCTGTCCAGCCTGTTCATAGAGGCGGACGAGGCGCAGGTGCGGGCCGCAGCCGCCATTGGCTGCCCGTACATCGAACTGCACACCGGCCACTTCGCCGATGCACCCACCCGCGCCGCACAACGGGCCGAGCGCGACAAGATCGTGCGGGCCATCGGCCTTGCCCGCTCGCTGGGGCTTGGCGTGAACCTTGGCCACGGGCTGAACTACGACAACATCTACGCGTTCGCGGACGTGCCGGGCATCAGCGAGTTTTCCATCGGCCATTCCATCGTTGCCCGCGCGGTATTCACCGGGTTCGAGCGCGCCGTGGCCGACATGGCGGCCATCATAGCCCGTTTTCCCGCGTAG
- a CDS encoding UDP-glucose dehydrogenase family protein: protein MNVCIVGTGYVGLVSAACFAEMGNNVCCVDVNPEVVKTLAAGKVHIYEPGLEELVRRNHAEGRLVFTTSLEQGLERAQFVFITVGTPSRDDGSCDLSYVDQVAREIGRLMHRPLIVVDKSTVPVGTADRVRGLIREELAARGVDIAFDVVSNPEFLKEGDAVSDFMKPDRVVVGTEDERSAEYLRQLYAPFARSRDKLIVMGTRSAEMTKYAANCMLATKISFINEIAGICERVGADVREVRIGIGSDQRIGYHFIYPGVGYGGSCFPKDVKALIHTAREAGAVPQLLNAVEDVNARQKVSMARRVRDYFAPQGGVAGKTLALWGLAFKANTDDMREAAALSIINDLTSHGMRVRAFDPVASENAAKLIGDNPLVEIVNSQYEVCRGAQALLVVTEWNQFRNPDFERVKELLTAPVLFDGRNLYSPSFMGEQGFAYFCVGRAASL, encoded by the coding sequence ATGAACGTCTGCATCGTCGGCACCGGCTACGTTGGCCTGGTCAGTGCCGCCTGCTTCGCCGAAATGGGCAACAACGTCTGCTGCGTGGACGTGAACCCCGAGGTGGTGAAAACCCTTGCCGCCGGCAAGGTGCACATCTACGAGCCCGGTCTTGAGGAACTGGTGCGCCGCAACCACGCGGAAGGCCGTCTGGTCTTCACCACCAGCCTGGAACAGGGGCTCGAGCGCGCGCAGTTCGTGTTCATCACCGTGGGCACCCCCTCGCGCGATGACGGATCGTGCGACCTGTCCTACGTGGACCAGGTGGCCCGCGAGATAGGCCGCCTGATGCACCGCCCGCTCATCGTGGTGGACAAGTCCACCGTGCCGGTGGGCACCGCCGACCGGGTGCGCGGGCTGATCCGCGAGGAACTGGCCGCGCGCGGCGTGGACATTGCCTTCGATGTGGTGTCCAACCCGGAATTTCTCAAGGAAGGCGACGCGGTGAGCGACTTCATGAAGCCCGACCGCGTGGTGGTGGGCACGGAAGACGAACGCTCCGCCGAATACCTGCGCCAGTTATACGCGCCCTTTGCCCGCAGCCGCGACAAGCTCATCGTCATGGGCACCCGCAGCGCGGAAATGACCAAGTACGCCGCCAACTGCATGCTGGCCACCAAGATTTCGTTCATTAACGAAATCGCGGGTATCTGCGAAAGGGTGGGGGCCGACGTGCGCGAGGTGCGCATCGGCATCGGCTCGGACCAGCGCATCGGCTACCATTTCATCTACCCCGGCGTGGGCTACGGCGGCTCATGCTTTCCCAAGGACGTCAAGGCGCTGATCCACACCGCGCGCGAAGCAGGGGCCGTGCCCCAACTGCTGAACGCCGTGGAAGACGTCAACGCCCGCCAGAAGGTGTCCATGGCCCGGCGCGTGCGCGACTACTTCGCGCCGCAGGGCGGGGTTGCGGGCAAGACGTTGGCCCTGTGGGGCCTGGCCTTCAAGGCCAACACCGACGACATGCGCGAGGCTGCGGCCCTGTCCATCATCAACGACCTGACCTCCCACGGCATGCGGGTGCGGGCCTTCGATCCGGTGGCGTCCGAGAACGCCGCGAAGCTCATTGGCGACAATCCGCTGGTGGAGATCGTGAACAGCCAGTACGAGGTCTGCCGGGGCGCCCAGGCGCTGCTGGTGGTCACCGAGTGGAACCAGTTCCGCAACCCCGACTTCGAACGGGTGAAGGAGTTGCTGACCGCGCCGGTGCTGTTTGATGGGCGCAACCTGTATTCGCCCTCGTTCATGGGCGAGCAGGGCTTTGCCTACTTCTGCGTGGGCCGGGCCGCCAGCCTGTAA
- a CDS encoding chemotaxis protein CheW, whose amino-acid sequence MDATQKKQDDELLQLVTFSIGDEEFGVDILKVQEIIRTMEITKVPRAPEFVEGVINLRGKVIPIIDLRRRFGLDSKSHDKHTRIIVIEINNMIVGFVVDSVSEVLRIPASTVEPPPPVVAGLESEYISGVGKLQDRLLILLDLDKLLSNDDMSVLGHI is encoded by the coding sequence ATGGATGCAACGCAGAAGAAGCAGGATGATGAACTGCTGCAACTCGTAACGTTCAGCATCGGCGACGAGGAATTCGGGGTGGACATCCTGAAGGTGCAGGAAATCATCCGCACCATGGAGATCACCAAGGTTCCCCGTGCGCCGGAGTTCGTCGAGGGCGTCATCAACCTGCGTGGCAAGGTCATTCCCATCATCGACCTGCGCCGCAGATTCGGTCTCGACTCCAAGAGCCACGACAAGCATACCCGCATCATCGTCATTGAGATCAACAATATGATCGTCGGGTTCGTGGTGGATTCCGTTTCGGAGGTGCTGCGCATTCCCGCGAGCACGGTCGAGCCGCCGCCACCGGTGGTTGCGGGGCTCGAGTCGGAGTACATCAGCGGCGTGGGCAAGTTGCAGGATCGCCTGCTGATCCTGCTGGACCTCGACAAGCTGCTGTCCAACGACGACATGAGCGTACTGGGCCACATCTAG
- the mfd gene encoding transcription-repair coupling factor, which yields MNFEQLTARLAASGLAAPASGGSHSGGTHSGGTHSGGAHAVAEALRIEVARSGMGGAARLALALMRAGRDVVMVVRDAAELAEARALTTLFSPELSGTDPAVTQARWDAQWIVFPQHPAGTRGRGAWAARMASLYALSRREHPRGIIISVDNLLPKLPPVDIFEHHELRLARGEDMSPELVLDQAIDWGFERAQMVSRPGEAARRGDILDIFPPGYEKPLRLEFFGDTLEDIRLFDATSQRSLASLEEFRLLPVAPVVGCREYREAAARRWKQLRRDGVIDGEQAAALVRMAEGEVTGLLPGAWYENATWMEDWLPRDAVWLLPDRADLSTALEAARTNWEALLDRQYDEHRLRQPRTLVLRDADEAQAAWRGRSVAHFERLVMGVERTGVDLPERRLHAFRDLFAATPSVPVDEDRPWQRLVTALRQWTSERRQVVLSFASDRSRRKFLKLAEQDGVRPNLRYSPADRGLYALVAPFRAGIDLAWDNVLVIGEDVLQPKADRQPRVPTGAFLGLDKYDDLSPGDLLVHRDYGVGRFGGLHRMDLGGVANDFLLLEYAGEDRLYLPVDRLSLIQRFKGGDDSVPSLDKLGGSGWRASKDKARKAIEKIAADLVQMYAYRKVAKGYRYGPLGELYREFEASFGFEETPDQARAIQDVLDDMEKPEPMDRLVCGDVGFGKTEVALRAAFRAAAEGRQVALLCPTTVLAEQHYQTFRSRLAGFPVNVGMLSRFVSRQKQKEVLQSAARGQIDILIGTHRLLSDDVQLPNLGLLVLDEEQRFGVRHKEKLKKFRKNVDALTLTATPIPRTLQLSMSGIRELSVIETAPPERKPVATALIERDQNALRQILEREIAREGQVFWVHNRVQGLERVAEFVRGLVPTARVGMAHGQMGERELEDTMHKFWHGELDVLVCTAIVESGLDFPRANTLIVDQAQMFGLGQLYQLRGRVGRSDRQAYAVFVVSDAERLPEQARQRMRIILELDYLGAGFQVAMEDLRLRGAGNILGEVQSGHMTRLGLDLYLEMLEEEVARLKGDPPRESVEPELNIGLAAHIPETYIGDARERLKFYKALSSAPDAATLQDVEMELRDRFGPCPPELRNFLAVLVLKRFLATLQVVRADIHPERLRLVWDERQTVIAPERLVAWVAARQGKARLVPPSTLEVRMEAVPGSAAEAEGDLGARLDAIRTELAGLAAVPAAVHGSVSGMQQA from the coding sequence GTGAATTTCGAGCAATTAACTGCCCGGCTGGCTGCGTCCGGCCTTGCCGCACCCGCGTCCGGCGGGAGCCATTCCGGCGGTACCCATTCCGGCGGTACCCATTCCGGCGGGGCGCACGCCGTGGCCGAGGCCCTGCGGATAGAGGTGGCCCGCAGCGGCATGGGCGGGGCCGCCCGGCTGGCTCTGGCCCTGATGCGCGCCGGGCGCGACGTGGTCATGGTGGTGCGCGATGCCGCCGAACTGGCCGAGGCCCGCGCCCTGACCACGCTGTTCTCGCCCGAGCTTTCCGGTACGGACCCGGCGGTGACCCAGGCCCGCTGGGACGCCCAGTGGATCGTCTTTCCGCAGCACCCGGCGGGCACGCGCGGGCGCGGGGCGTGGGCCGCGCGCATGGCCAGCCTGTACGCCCTGAGCCGCCGCGAGCATCCGCGCGGGATCATCATTTCCGTGGACAACCTGCTGCCCAAGCTGCCGCCGGTGGACATCTTCGAGCACCACGAACTGCGGCTGGCCCGGGGCGAGGACATGTCGCCCGAACTGGTGCTGGACCAGGCCATCGACTGGGGCTTCGAGCGTGCCCAGATGGTCAGCCGCCCCGGCGAGGCTGCCCGGCGCGGCGATATTCTGGACATCTTCCCGCCCGGCTACGAAAAGCCGCTGCGCCTTGAATTCTTTGGCGATACGCTGGAAGACATCCGCCTGTTCGACGCCACCAGCCAGCGCTCGCTGGCCAGCCTGGAGGAGTTCCGCCTGCTGCCCGTGGCCCCGGTGGTGGGCTGCCGCGAATACCGCGAAGCCGCCGCCCGCCGCTGGAAGCAGTTGCGCAGGGACGGCGTCATCGACGGCGAGCAGGCCGCCGCCCTGGTCCGCATGGCCGAGGGCGAGGTGACCGGACTGCTGCCCGGCGCCTGGTACGAGAACGCCACCTGGATGGAAGACTGGTTGCCGCGCGATGCCGTGTGGCTGCTGCCCGACCGGGCCGACCTGTCCACCGCGCTGGAGGCCGCCCGCACCAACTGGGAAGCCCTGCTGGATCGCCAGTACGACGAGCACCGCCTGCGCCAGCCGCGCACCCTTGTGCTGCGCGACGCGGACGAAGCGCAGGCCGCCTGGCGTGGCCGGTCCGTGGCCCATTTCGAACGGCTGGTCATGGGCGTGGAGCGCACCGGCGTGGACCTGCCGGAACGGCGGCTGCACGCCTTCCGCGATCTGTTCGCCGCCACCCCCTCCGTACCCGTGGACGAGGACCGCCCCTGGCAGCGGCTGGTGACGGCCCTGCGCCAGTGGACCTCGGAACGGCGCCAGGTGGTGCTCAGCTTCGCCAGCGACCGCAGCCGCCGCAAGTTCCTGAAGCTGGCGGAACAGGACGGCGTGCGCCCGAACCTGCGCTATTCCCCGGCGGACCGGGGCCTGTACGCGCTGGTGGCGCCGTTCCGCGCGGGCATCGACCTTGCGTGGGACAACGTGCTGGTCATCGGCGAGGACGTGCTGCAACCCAAGGCCGACCGCCAGCCCCGCGTGCCTACCGGGGCCTTTCTGGGGCTGGACAAGTACGACGACCTTTCGCCCGGCGACCTTCTGGTGCACCGCGACTACGGCGTGGGGCGCTTTGGCGGGCTGCACCGCATGGACCTTGGCGGGGTGGCCAACGACTTTCTGTTGCTGGAATACGCGGGCGAGGACCGGCTGTACCTGCCCGTTGACCGCCTGTCGCTCATCCAGCGGTTCAAGGGAGGGGACGATTCCGTCCCGTCGCTGGACAAGCTGGGCGGTTCCGGCTGGCGGGCCAGCAAGGACAAGGCCCGCAAGGCCATCGAGAAGATCGCCGCAGACCTCGTCCAGATGTACGCCTACCGCAAGGTGGCCAAGGGCTATCGCTACGGTCCGCTGGGAGAGCTGTACCGCGAGTTCGAGGCGTCCTTCGGCTTCGAGGAAACCCCGGACCAGGCCCGGGCCATTCAGGACGTGCTGGACGACATGGAAAAGCCGGAACCCATGGACCGCCTGGTGTGCGGCGACGTGGGCTTTGGCAAGACCGAGGTGGCCCTGCGCGCGGCCTTCCGCGCCGCCGCCGAAGGCCGCCAGGTGGCCCTGCTGTGCCCCACCACGGTGCTGGCGGAACAGCACTACCAGACCTTCCGCAGCCGTCTGGCCGGGTTTCCGGTCAACGTGGGCATGCTGAGCCGCTTCGTCTCGCGGCAGAAGCAGAAGGAAGTGCTGCAATCCGCCGCGCGCGGGCAGATCGACATTCTCATTGGCACCCACCGCCTGCTCTCCGACGACGTGCAACTGCCCAACCTGGGCCTGCTGGTGCTGGACGAGGAGCAGCGCTTCGGCGTGCGCCACAAGGAAAAGCTGAAGAAGTTCCGCAAGAACGTGGACGCCCTGACCCTGACGGCCACGCCCATTCCGCGCACCTTGCAGCTGTCCATGTCGGGCATCCGCGAACTGTCGGTCATCGAGACCGCGCCGCCGGAACGCAAGCCCGTGGCCACCGCGCTCATAGAGCGCGACCAGAACGCCCTGCGCCAGATTCTGGAGCGCGAAATCGCCCGCGAAGGGCAGGTGTTCTGGGTGCACAACCGCGTGCAGGGGCTGGAGCGGGTGGCGGAATTCGTGCGCGGGCTGGTGCCCACGGCGCGGGTGGGCATGGCCCACGGCCAGATGGGCGAGCGCGAACTGGAAGACACCATGCACAAGTTCTGGCACGGCGAGCTCGATGTGCTGGTGTGCACGGCCATCGTGGAGTCGGGCCTGGACTTTCCGCGCGCCAACACCCTCATCGTGGATCAGGCCCAGATGTTCGGGCTGGGGCAGCTGTACCAGCTGCGCGGCCGGGTGGGGCGGTCCGACCGGCAGGCCTACGCCGTGTTCGTGGTGTCCGACGCCGAACGCCTGCCCGAGCAGGCCCGCCAGCGCATGCGCATCATCCTTGAGCTGGACTATCTGGGCGCAGGGTTCCAGGTGGCCATGGAAGACCTGCGGCTGCGCGGCGCCGGGAACATCCTGGGCGAGGTGCAGTCCGGCCACATGACCCGCCTTGGCCTCGACCTGTATCTGGAGATGCTGGAAGAGGAAGTGGCCCGGCTGAAGGGCGACCCCCCGCGCGAGTCGGTGGAGCCGGAACTGAACATCGGGCTTGCCGCGCACATTCCCGAAACGTACATTGGCGATGCCCGCGAGCGCCTGAAGTTCTACAAGGCCCTGTCGTCCGCGCCGGATGCCGCCACGTTGCAGGATGTGGAAATGGAACTGCGCGACCGCTTCGGCCCCTGTCCGCCGGAGTTGCGCAACTTCCTGGCCGTGCTGGTGCTGAAGCGCTTCCTGGCGACCTTGCAGGTGGTGCGGGCAGACATCCACCCCGAACGGCTGCGGCTGGTCTGGGACGAACGCCAGACCGTCATCGCGCCGGAACGGCTGGTGGCATGGGTGGCGGCCCGGCAGGGCAAGGCGCGGCTGGTGCCCCCGTCCACGCTGGAAGTGCGCATGGAGGCCGTGCCCGGTTCCGCCGCCGAGGCGGAAGGCGACCTTGGCGCCCGGCTGGACGCCATCCGCACCGAACTGGCGGGGCTGGCCGCCGTGCCTGCCGCCGTGCATGGTTCCGTGTCCGGCATGCAGCAGGCCTGA